The nucleotide sequence CAGGTTTTTCCTTGCGAGCGCCATTACGATGTCGTTCATGGCGACGTGATACTCGTCGAGCAGGCGGGGATCCACTTCCACGATCATCTCACGGTCGCGGTATCCCATACGGTCGACTCGGGCGGTGCCGCTTATTTCGAGAATCCGGTCCTCAAGTATTTTGGCGAACTTTCTGATCTCGAATTCATCGACGTCGTTTTTGATGTCGTCCTTTTTGATTATCGCGATATCGAGCACCGGCTGCTGCGCAGTGGTGAGCTCGGTGACAAGCGGATCCTTCGCGTCTTCGGGAAGGTCTTGCGTGCGGTCGAGCGCGTTTTTAATGTCGTTGATCGTCTTGTCCTTGTGGGCAAGATCAGGGTCGAGCTTGACCACCACAACGGAACGGGCCTCGAGGGAGTTTGAATGGAGTTCCTCGATGCCGTCAATCTCCCGGAGCTGGTCCTCGACCGGAATGGTGACGTGTTTCTCTACGTCTTCCGCCGTGGCGCCGGGATAAATGGTGCTGATTACCAGGTAGTCGAAATCTATCTTCGGGAAGGCCTCGCGGTTGGCGCTGAACATGTACATGAGACCTGCGATGAATATGCCGGCGGCCAGCACGTTTACGAACAGCGAATTATCGATAAAGAATTCGATGATGCGTTTCATCAGACTACCTTCCGAACTTTTACGGAGAGTTACGCTCGAGTCGGCCGCGGTGGGGATTCAAGCCGTAATAAACCCATCCCCGGAAATGCTCAGCACTGAAACCGGCTTAAGTCAAGAAATAAATGTGTGAAGATGAATGCGAAAAATTCTTATTGAAATTTTCAGGGCGCACCTCAAAATAAACCGGCGGCTTGCGGCAATACGGCGAATCGTCGCGGTCTCTGCGGAAACAATGGCGGTTTCACGGGGCCCGGGAATGGAGTTTCCCGCGCCTGCGGAGTGCATGGAGGCATCGATATCAATGGAAGTGGCGGCGGGGAATGAGCCGTAAAGCGATGGCGGGAAATGGCGTTCGCTGAATCCGTCGGCGGAACGGGCAGGCTGAAGGTGCTCGCGCTCGACGACGACGGGCTGGTGCGCAGGGTGCTCGCGGACCTCCTGGCGGAAGAGCACGAATTTCGCGCGGTTGCCACATGCGCCGAATTTAACGAGGTCGTGGTGGGGTTCAACCCGGACGTGCTCCTGCTCGACCTGGTTTTGCCGGATGGAGACGGCTTGGAAATCTGCAGGGAACTCAGGAAAAACGGCCAGTTCGAAAAGCTCTTTATCCTGATGCTGACCGCCTCCCACCAGAAACAGTATATCGAGCAGGGGTACGCTGCCGGCGCCAACGACTATATCCGAAAACCTTTCGTTCCCTTCGAGGTCAAGTCGAAGGTACAGAACTGCAAAAAGATCATCACCTACCAGAGCAAGCTCTATACGGCGTTCAATTATCAGCTTGAGTTTTCAAAGCGTCTTTACCGTCTGAACAGACTCATTCAGTCCAACATCAACGTCGGTGACATCGGCAACCTGATACGCGAATTTGAATCATTCAATGAGATTGTCGATACCGGGTATATCGAGGTCGTACTCATTCAGGAGGGCGCGCCTGCGGTCCTGCTCCGAAAGGAATTCGAAAAAGACCGGGCGTTTCTCGGCTTCGAAAAGATACGCAAAAAGATGAAGCTTTTCGACGAGAAAGATCTTAATATAACCTCGATCAAGATCCGCTCCGGGGACAGGGACCTTTACTGCTGTATCGCGCCGATTGCATGCAACCATTCCGTGTCCGGCTTCCTCGTGCTGCAGCGGGATATCCCGTTAGACGCGGAAGAGCGGAATATGATAACACTGTGTACGGATTTTATGAGCATCATGCTCGAGCGCCTGATCGCGCAGAAGGAGCTCGGACGCCGGTACGAGCTTTACCGTTCGGAAATCGCCAAGGTGCGGACCATACAGGTCTCGTTTCTGCCAGATTTCAAGAAGATCGGGGGGTACGACGTGGCGTCGATCTTTCTGCCGGCGGAGGACATATCGGGCGACTTTTTCGACGGGTTTTTTCTCGACGACGAGGTCTATCAGTTTGTACTGTGCGATGTCTCCGGTCATGGAGTGGCGTCATCGTATATCGGTAACGAAATACGTTCACTTTTCAGGACCTTCTCGCTCCGGAAGTTCTCGCCGGGTTTTATAATCGGGGCGGTAAACGAAATGGTGTTGCGCGATATAGCGGCATTGTACTATTTCGGCACCGTGATCGTCTGCCAGCTCAATGTGCGGACGGGCGAAGTGCTGTTCTCCTCGGGCGGCCATCCTCCGGCGCTATTATGCCGACCTGGTGAGGCGTCGTGTACACTGCTCAATAAAACGGGGCCGCTGGTGGGCTTTTTCGAGAAGGGCGATTTCAAGGACACCGCTTTCGCAATGAAAAGCGGCGACGCGCTGCTTCTCTATACCGACGGCGTTTCCGAAACCTTTTCCGCGGACGGGAAGGAACTTTTCGGAGAGGACCGGCTGGCGCAGGTCTTTCTCGAGAGCGCTTCCCTGTCCTCGCGGGATATCGTGCGAACAATCGCCAGTTCGGTTAATGAGTTCAGCGGATACGGTGTGCAGGAGGACGATATTACGATGATCTGCATTAAAAAGAATTAGGCTGCTTTCTCCGAAAGGCCGAAAGGCGAAAGTCCTCGATAATGGTCTCCGCGGTGTTTTTAACCTCGAAAACCGCCCCATAGCCGGTCAGATTCGAAAAATCCGTCGCCAGTTTCCGTTTATTACGCCCTTCTATGCGGAGCCTGTCGAAGCGGATCGGCGTCTCCCATTCCTGACGGCGCCGCGTCAGCAGCTCATCACAGAAATCGATGATGTCGTGCAGAAGAAAGGCCGATTCCTTGAGGTAATTGTTTTTATCCTTTTCGGCCTCCAGGCCGCCGTTCATGTTTGTGCGCGCGAGCACCATTATATGGTCGAGAATCCGCCGGGAGTGTTTTCTGCCGGTGGGAATCGCGAGAACGGCGAGAGCATCCTCGAGACGGTTGAGGCCGTCGATATGACTCGCTTCATCCAGCAGTACCCGGAGGATGGGCAAACGATGCAGCGCGAAATTCTGCAATGCCCCGTAGAGGTGGACTATCTCGAGGTCGGCGTTTGGATGAAAATAAACGGCCGGGTATTTGCGCACGCGTTCGGCGTTTTGCTCCATGATGTCGTCGACCATCTTCGAGAAGGGCTTTTCGTTTTTCTTTTTTTCGTATTTTTCGCGCGTCTTTTCGAAGTTGGTGATTTCGGCGAGGGCGAAGGCCTCCATGTTCATACCCTTGTCGACGGCCATCGCATGGCGCTGGTTGAAGGCCTCGAGGTTGAACCAGGCCCGGCTGTGTTTTTCGCCGTATTCCCGGTATCTGTCGCGGAGTTTCTTTATCAAAAGCTCGATTTCTTTTGTTGAGAGTGACATTTGACCCGACGGATGAAAAAAAGTGTTTACTCAATTACATGATGCGGATACTTTTCGATTAAAGCAATCATTATATACACCGCCGTCGGCACAACGGCATTCTATGACAGAGGACATGATGGGATTTACCTACAGGGACGCGGGCGTCGACGTCGACGGGGGCAACCGCTTCGTAAGCAGAATAGCGCCGCTGGTGAAGGCGACCTTCAGCGACCGCGTCATCACCGATATCGGCGGATTCGGCGCGCTGTACAGCGGCTCCTTCCCCGGAATGAGTGAGCCGGTGCTGGTTTCCGGAACCGACGGCGTGGGTACCAAGCTCAAGCTCGCCCAGTGGATGAATAAACACGACACGATCGGTATAGATGCGGTGGCGATGTGCGTTAACGATCTTTTAGTCTCGGGCGCCGCGCCGCTTTTCTTTCTGGACTATATCGCCTGCGGCAGGCTCAACGAGGACATTATGGTGCAGGTCGTCGGCGGGATAGCCGAGGGCTGCCGTATCGCCGGTTGCAGCCTGATCGGCGGCGAGACGGCGGAGCATCCCGGGGTTATGCAGCCCGATGATTACGACATCGCGGGATTTGCCGTCGGAGTCGTCGATCGGCCGAAGATCATCGATGGAAAGAAAATTCGGCCCGGCGATGTTATTATCGGGCTTCCCTCCTCGGGCGTTCATTCCAACGGCTTCTCCATGGTGAGAAAGCTCCTCTTCGAGGTAAAAAAATACACCCCCGATTCCAGATTGGCCGACCTCGACGCTCCACTTGGAGAGGCCCTGCTCGAACCCACGCGCATCTACTGCCGCCCCATACTCGACTGTCTCGAACGTGGCGCGAAGATCGTGGGGATGGTGCACATCACCGGGGGCGGTTTTTACGAAAACATCCCGCGCATCCTGCCGGATGGATTCGCCGCGATAATAAACAGGTCGAGTTTTACACCGCCTCCCGTATTCGAGCTGATTCGGCGGGAGGGCCAGGTCGAGGAACGGGAAATGTTCACGACCTTTAACATGGGGATAGGCCTGATGATGATGGCCGGTAAAACCGATGCTGACGGCCTGATCAGAATGTTACGCGACGTAGGTGAAAAGCCCGTGATAATCGGAACGATCGAGAAGCGGACCGGCGGCGCGGTCGTGCTCGTCTGACGGCGCAGGCGGTGGAATGAGGCGTGAGGCGATGGCCCGGAAGGAAATGAACAAAACAACCGCCGTTTCCGGTCCGGCATGCCCGTCTCTCATGAAGGGCGCGGAACCGGTGTTGCGGATGGGCCGGACCGGGCGTGGCGTACTGCTGCTTCACGGCTTCACCGGCACTCCCCACGAGATGAAGTATCTCGGGGCCAGGCTCGCCGACGAGGGATTCACCGTGATGATCCCGCGCCTTCCCGGCCATGGAACGGAACTCGCGGAGATGGTGCGCACCACCGGGCGCGACTGGCTGATCGCCGCGCGCGAGGCCCTGATCGAGCTACGGTCGTACTGCACGGACATCGCCTGTATCGGGCTGTCGATGGGCGGGATTCTCGGCATTTTACTGGCACGCGAGTTTTCCATTAACCGGCTGGTGCTCTTGTCGACTCCGGCCGCTTTACCGGGGCGCGCCGTGTACCTTGCTCCGCTTCTGGCGCCCTTTAAAAAAGTTATCTGGAAAAAGGACGATAAAAAAGGTCTCAACAGCGCCGAGGCGCGCTCGTATCACCTGTGTTATAACGAGGGTATCCCGGTCCGCCAGGCCTGGCACCTGCATCGCCTGATCCGGAAGGCCATGCGCGCGCTGCCTTCCGTGTCCGCCGACGCGCTCATCATCCAGTCGCTTGGCGACGAGTATATTCCTCCGGATTCAATCAACCGCTTGCACGACCGGCTGGGATCGTCGCGCAAGGAAAAGGTCTTCCTCGATATCAGCAACCACGCCGTCACCGTCGATTACGAAAAGGACTATGTCGCCGAGGAGATCATACGCTTTATCGGCTCCTGACCTCTCCGCCGGCGCGCCGGGGTCAAATCTTCCTTAAATTAAGTAAAATAATGTTGACATACATCCACGGATGAAGAATGCTCGGGCTTCCATTTTATTTTTTCCGTGAGGAGACATCTATGTGTAGAAGAACCTGTATCGTACTGCTTGCCGCGCTCATGCTGTTCGCGCTCATCCCGGCCGGCGCGGACGCGAAGGCGCCCTATACCGGAAGGACCTGGGAATACGTAAACGTCACCATGCTTCTTTCCCCCAACTGGGCGTTCATGGTAATGCCGGGCCACCGTTTCGAGTTTTATCGCGGGGCGGACTCGAAATCGAGCGCGAAGGAGACGTTTTTGTGGGAATTTTTCGCAGGTCCCATCTATATCCACAAGTTCGAGAGCTTCACCTTTAAACTGCCGCTGTGGTATTACTATATGGGTTTCCCGGTAGATGGAAATGACGGAAAACCGAAAGTGGCGGGCGAGGATCGGTTCTATTCACATAACATAGAGGTCGTCCCGATTTTCGAATTCAGTGTTGATGCGCTGAAGGTCACCAGCAGAACGATTTTTCACAACAAGGTGTATGCTGATAACAACATCTATGTAACCGAGAACCAGAAAAAGGGATATTCGCTGTTGATCAGGGAGATGATCATGCTCGAATATGCGCTTACTCCGATGTTTTCACTCCTGCTCGGCAATGAGGTATTCGTGGGAGTCAAAGAAGACGGCGGAACAAAGGACCTCGGTCGGATCGGCGAGCCTTTCTACGAGCGGAACGGCTTTTCCGAAAACCGCCTCCACGCGGGCTTCAACGTGAAGTTCAACCCGACGCTGTCGCTCTCACCGCAGTACATATACAATACGACCTACAAACCCGAGTCGGGATACCGGCTGACATCCAGAAATCACTATATAATGCTCACCCTGAACTATGTGCTGAAGCTGTATTAGAGCGTTTTCCCCGCGGGCGCGTTCAATGCGCCCGCGTTTCCCTCCCGCCATATCGCACTTGACATATCCTCCCGGCGCGCGTAGAAATCACACCATGCTCTGTCGTAGCGTTTACGCCGTATTCCGCGAGTGGCACAAGGACGGCCGCATACATGGCTCAGAAAAGCGACGAAATAAAAAAGCTGGAGCGCAGGGCCAAGGCCATGCTCCTCGACAAGGACATCCCTCCCGCGAAGATGGACATCGTGCGTTCGCTCCTCAATAACACTGAAATCGCGTCCTGGGAACGCTACAACACCATCATCTCGCTCATACAAACCTGTCCCGACAAGGCCCCGCCGAAACAGCGCGCGGAGAGGGTGGAGCTCAAACCCCGCAGGCCCCTCAAAAGAACGCAGACCGTGGAGGATGCCGCCGAGAGGCGAAGGGTCGTGGCGCTGGAGCCCGGGGGTGCCTTCGTCAACGCGCTCTTCGGAAAGTATAAAAGCCTCAAGCTGTTCAGGAAACGGTATCTGATCCACGCGCCGAACAAGCTGGGGATAGGTATACGAAAGAGGTTGATCCCTTCCAGGCGCCTGCTGACGGTATTGGGGAGCGTTATAGCGGCGCAGGAGACCATCCTGTCACGACTGCCAACGCTCATGCAGTCCATGCTCGATGATCCGGCGGTCGACGAGCCGATCGTCTTCAATTACCTGCGGCGATTCAGGGACTGGATGATCGCAACACCGCTGGTGCAATATTCGTACGATTCGATAAAATGGATGGACCGGGGCGCCTTCGAGGACGAGCTGAAGGATTTCGTCGTGCCCTTCTTTTCATTTCTCAAACTCCCGGCCGAGACGCGCGAGATGATAATCCTTCAGCTTGAGAACAGGCTGCGGATGACCGACGATCTCCGCAAGGAGGAGACCGCTACGAACGAGTCCGATGCCGCGCGCCGCGAGAAGGAAAAACGCAATCTGGAAAGGGAAAAGCAGATTTACGAATACATGATGCTCTTGAGGTCGTTTTTGCCGGGCGCCGCGCGCTCCGACTCTGCCCTTTCCCAGCAGCTGAGGCAGAGATACGGACTGCAGTCGTACCCGCAGCTGCTTCTGGCGCTGATGGAGGCGCTCGTGTTTCGCCGCGAAATCGATTATCGCGATCTCGACGCCTATTACGGCGTCCGTCCGCCGGTAGTGAGCGCGATCGAGTGGGACTACAGCCTCGACGCGGTGAAAAAGGCGGGGAAGGACCCGGAGTCGAGGAAGCGCCGTCATATAGACTCGCTGAGGCAGCGGCTTGTGCCTTATGAGGTGTTGTATGACCTGCTAAATTTGAAAATAGACGGCCGCGACCTGCTGCTTCGGGCCTTCGAGGAGCAGTGGAGAATGGTGGATCGCCGCCAGCGTGATTTCGAGAATATCCACGATGAGGATTTTATCTCTTTTCTCGACGGATGCGTGAACTACTTCAATAACTGTTTTGTTCCCGTCATCGATGGTTCTGTTATCAGATTTGAAGACCGGACCAGGAACTCCCTCGAAGGGGCCGTGTTCGCTTTGGGGGTTTTCGCCGCCGAGCTTTCGGGACTTTCGCAGGTGCTCAGTGAGATGCATTTTTTTAAGACGAACAATCCGACGCTCGTGCTGGGGAGAGAGGAGGTGCGGCGGATATTCCAGGGGAAGATTCCGTCGATGCAGCACGTCGAGCGCTTCGTAAGCGCCATCGGGCGCCTGTTTTTCGAGATGGGCGTCAGAATGCAGGCCGTTTACGACATGCATCGGCGGTGGGCGGCCGCGGGGGCCGCGGCCGAAATGGATTCGCTCCGTTCGCCGCTCGAGCGGGAAACCCTGGCGGCGGGCGACGACGCCGTCGCTCCGCTGCCTTTTCATGACTGTCGCATAAGCGGCTTCGAAAACGCGCGGGCCCTTTCAAAGACGCTCTCCGGGCGTTATCTGGTCGCCGATTCTCCCGGCGGCGTAATAGAGCACATTGCCGCCTTTTCATACCAGCTTGCCTACGAGTGTCAGAACGAGAATATCCGGGCAGATCTTTCGAGGCGCAAGGAGTTGATGGAGGAGATCCGAGAGCTTGCAGGGAAGGGCTCGTGAGGAGTCTCCGGGTCTTCGCGGTGGTGGTTCTGCTCGCCCTCCCCGCGGTGGCGGCCGGGCCTGTCAAAGTGGCGGTGGTCGCGAGCAGGTACGACAGTGTCGAAAAATGGCTTCAGGCCTGCCGCATACCCTACACCGTCATAAAGTATGCGGACCTGAATGATCCGGACCTTTACATTCGTTACGACGCGTTATTTTTCCCTTCGGGCATGGAACCGCCGCCGGAAACAAGTATAAACATCCTTTCGCGCGGCACCAGTATCCAGGGGGTCACCCTCAGAGAAGGACATTACGAACTTGACCGGAAGGAGCTTGCCCGTAAACTGCGCGCCTTTATCGACGGCGGAGGGAGCGCGTATTTTTCGGGTTATTCGTGGGACATCCTGCACGGCGCCTATGAGGATTTCAGTTTCTTTTACGGCTTCCCCTATATCGGGAGCGCGGGTACGATCGACCTGCGCCTCGAGGACGATCTATTGGGCTTTGTATCCATGCCGCGGTTTTCGGCACATATGCCTTTCTCCGGGTGGGTGGCGGTGAAATCCATCGGCGATGCGGACGTGCTTGCCGGCGGCAGGTTCCAGACCCCCAGGGGGGAGAAGGAGGGGCCGGTTATCGCGCGCCTGAAGCGCAACCGCGGCGAGGCCTACTATACCGGTTATTACGCGGGGGAGATTGGAAACCCGATAATGCGCTTTCTCATAATCCGGGTCGCCTTCAGGCGCCTTCTGACGGCGCTTGAAGCAAGCGCGGGAAGATGGGACCAGACTTCGGGCATTACGCTGGTCGATATGCTTCTACCCGGGGAGACTTCCCGGCGCTATGCGGTCCCGCTCCGGAAGGGCCGTAATACGATTTATTTTGGAAGCGATGCGGGGTTCTTCCAGGCGGATGTCTATTCGGGCGACGAGATTATCGCTTCGCGGCAAACATGGGATAAGGTGTTCTCGCTCGATGTCCGGGCGGCCGGGGAAGGCCCGTACGGCCTGCGGGTCTATCCCGCGGGGAACGGCCGGCACATCCCGTTCGCCATCTCGGTCAAACACGGCCCGCGCCTGATCCCCTATTTCTGGAGGGTGGTCCTTGTCTTTTTGTTCCTTTCGGTGATCACCGCCCTCGTGTTTATCAATCGATTCATGAACCCGCGAAAATATTCGGGGCGGGCGCGATAAAAGAGTTGCATTCATTTTCCACGCGGTTTTTTATACCTGTTCAGCCGTTCGCGATGAAATCAACTCAGGTGAGGCCGTACTTTTTCGGCGGGAAGCTCCCACTCCGGGAGACCGTCCCGGCCGGCCCTACGGATGAAACGGCAGGTTAAGGAAGAAAACCGCATGGGAAGAATTATATCGATTTCCAATCAGAAGGGAGGCGTCGGTAAAACAACCACCACCATCAACCTTTCAGCCTTCCTGGCCGAAAAGGGCAGGCGCGTGCTCATCATCGACATCGACCCCCAGGCGAACGCCGGCTACGGGCTCGGGATAAACGTGGAGGAGGCGGACAACACCCTCTACGAGGTGCTGATCGGCGAGGTGGGAATTCAGCAGGCGATCTACAAGACGGGCATCGAGAACCTGTTCATCATCCCTTCCAATATCCATCTGTCCGGCGCGCAGATGGACCTGCTCGAACTCGAGGGCCGGGAGTATGTATTAAAAAAAGCTGTCGCGCCTATCAAAGACGATTTCGATTTCATCTTCATCGATTGTCCGCCGTCCCTCGGCGTCCTCACGCTCAACAGCCTCATCGCCGCCGATTCGGTGATGATCCCGCTCCAGTGCGAGTATTACGCGCTCGAGGGGCTCAGCCAGCTTTTACGGATCATATCGATGGTGCAGGAAAGCCTGAACCGAAATCTGAAAATAGAGGGCGTGGTGCTCACCATGTACGATTCGCGCACCAACCTCTCGCAGCAGGTGGTATCCGACGTGCGCGAGTTTTTCAAGGATAAGGTGTTCAAGAGCATCGTGCCGCGGAACGTCCGACTCTCCGAGGCCCCATCGTTCGGGAAGCCCATAGGCATGTACGACCGGCATTGCATCGGCAGCGAACGCTACGAGGCTCTGGCGGAAGAGGTGTTGAATAATGCCTAAGAAGGTGCTGGGCAAGGGACTGGGCGCGATCATTTCGAGCTCGCCGACGCCCGTAGATTCGATGGAATTTGCGATAACCGAGGCAAAGGACCGGATAGTGGAGCTCGAGCTCGGCGCCATCCGGCCCAACCCGGACCAGCCCAGGACCCATTTTAACGAAGGGGAGCTCGAAGGCCTCGCCGAATCGATCAGGAACGTGGGGCTGATACAGCCCATCGTCGTGCGGCGCGACGGGGAGAGCTACTACATCGTGGCCGGCGAGCGGCGTCTGCGCGCGTCGAAGCTCGCCGGCCTGCAGAAGATTAAAAGCATCGTAATCCGCGCGAACGAGGAGGAAAACCTCACGCTCGCGCTCATCGAGAACATCCAGCGCACGGACC is from Spirochaetota bacterium and encodes:
- a CDS encoding SpoIIE family protein phosphatase codes for the protein MAFAESVGGTGRLKVLALDDDGLVRRVLADLLAEEHEFRAVATCAEFNEVVVGFNPDVLLLDLVLPDGDGLEICRELRKNGQFEKLFILMLTASHQKQYIEQGYAAGANDYIRKPFVPFEVKSKVQNCKKIITYQSKLYTAFNYQLEFSKRLYRLNRLIQSNINVGDIGNLIREFESFNEIVDTGYIEVVLIQEGAPAVLLRKEFEKDRAFLGFEKIRKKMKLFDEKDLNITSIKIRSGDRDLYCCIAPIACNHSVSGFLVLQRDIPLDAEERNMITLCTDFMSIMLERLIAQKELGRRYELYRSEIAKVRTIQVSFLPDFKKIGGYDVASIFLPAEDISGDFFDGFFLDDEVYQFVLCDVSGHGVASSYIGNEIRSLFRTFSLRKFSPGFIIGAVNEMVLRDIAALYYFGTVIVCQLNVRTGEVLFSSGGHPPALLCRPGEASCTLLNKTGPLVGFFEKGDFKDTAFAMKSGDALLLYTDGVSETFSADGKELFGEDRLAQVFLESASLSSRDIVRTIASSVNEFSGYGVQEDDITMICIKKN
- the purM gene encoding phosphoribosylformylglycinamidine cyclo-ligase; this translates as MGFTYRDAGVDVDGGNRFVSRIAPLVKATFSDRVITDIGGFGALYSGSFPGMSEPVLVSGTDGVGTKLKLAQWMNKHDTIGIDAVAMCVNDLLVSGAAPLFFLDYIACGRLNEDIMVQVVGGIAEGCRIAGCSLIGGETAEHPGVMQPDDYDIAGFAVGVVDRPKIIDGKKIRPGDVIIGLPSSGVHSNGFSMVRKLLFEVKKYTPDSRLADLDAPLGEALLEPTRIYCRPILDCLERGAKIVGMVHITGGGFYENIPRILPDGFAAIINRSSFTPPPVFELIRREGQVEEREMFTTFNMGIGLMMMAGKTDADGLIRMLRDVGEKPVIIGTIEKRTGGAVVLV
- a CDS encoding alpha/beta fold hydrolase, with amino-acid sequence MNKTTAVSGPACPSLMKGAEPVLRMGRTGRGVLLLHGFTGTPHEMKYLGARLADEGFTVMIPRLPGHGTELAEMVRTTGRDWLIAAREALIELRSYCTDIACIGLSMGGILGILLAREFSINRLVLLSTPAALPGRAVYLAPLLAPFKKVIWKKDDKKGLNSAEARSYHLCYNEGIPVRQAWHLHRLIRKAMRALPSVSADALIIQSLGDEYIPPDSINRLHDRLGSSRKEKVFLDISNHAVTVDYEKDYVAEEIIRFIGS
- a CDS encoding DUF2490 domain-containing protein — its product is MCRRTCIVLLAALMLFALIPAGADAKAPYTGRTWEYVNVTMLLSPNWAFMVMPGHRFEFYRGADSKSSAKETFLWEFFAGPIYIHKFESFTFKLPLWYYYMGFPVDGNDGKPKVAGEDRFYSHNIEVVPIFEFSVDALKVTSRTIFHNKVYADNNIYVTENQKKGYSLLIREMIMLEYALTPMFSLLLGNEVFVGVKEDGGTKDLGRIGEPFYERNGFSENRLHAGFNVKFNPTLSLSPQYIYNTTYKPESGYRLTSRNHYIMLTLNYVLKLY
- a CDS encoding AAA family ATPase, encoding MGRIISISNQKGGVGKTTTTINLSAFLAEKGRRVLIIDIDPQANAGYGLGINVEEADNTLYEVLIGEVGIQQAIYKTGIENLFIIPSNIHLSGAQMDLLELEGREYVLKKAVAPIKDDFDFIFIDCPPSLGVLTLNSLIAADSVMIPLQCEYYALEGLSQLLRIISMVQESLNRNLKIEGVVLTMYDSRTNLSQQVVSDVREFFKDKVFKSIVPRNVRLSEAPSFGKPIGMYDRHCIGSERYEALAEEVLNNA